Proteins encoded together in one Lathyrus oleraceus cultivar Zhongwan6 chromosome 5, CAAS_Psat_ZW6_1.0, whole genome shotgun sequence window:
- the LOC127087848 gene encoding short-chain dehydrogenase RED1 — protein MDTNADDSKLVVLITGCSGGGIGHALARCFAANNCIVVATSRSRSTMVDLEDDPNFFLQELDIQSDESVKRVVDNVINKYGCIDILVNNAGVPSAGPVVDLPLSAIKNTFETNVFGSLRMVQAVAPHMAARRQGKIVNIGSLVGLAARPWAGSYAASKAALHALTDALRLELGHFGIDVVNVVCGNVKSNIVKSVLSTHDSMPEWKLFKPFEAGFRERLVRSQSSKSTPTDEFAKHTVAAVLKKKTPAWFSYGQYTTVMAIMYHLPLCVRDFLFKKDMKL, from the exons ATGGATACCAACGCCGATGATTCAAAACTGGTGGTCCTCATCACGGGTTGTTCCGGTGGAGGAATAGGTCATGCGCTTGCACGCTGCTTTGCCGCCAACAACTGTATAGTGGTGGCCACCAGCAGGTCGCGTTCCACCATGGTGGACTTGGAGGACGACCCCAATTTCTTTCTGCAAGAACTCGATATTCAGTCTGATGAGAGCGTGAAAAGAGTTGTCGATAATGTTATCAATAAATACGGCTGCATTGATATTCTTGTCAATAACGCCGGTGTTCCGAGTGCGGGTCCAGTCGTAGATCTTCCTCTATCTGCGATCAAAAACACCTTCGAAACCAATGTTTTTG GTTCTTTGAGAATGGTACAGGCGGTGGCTCCACACATGGCAGCTAGGAGACAGGGAAAGATTGTGAATATTGGCAGTCTGGTAGGGCTGGCCGCTAGACCTTGGGCGGGCTCCTATGCTGCTTCTAAAGCTGCTCTTCATGCTTTGACAGATGCATTAAG ATTGGAGCTTGGGCATTTTGGAATTGATGTTGTGAATGTTGTCTGTGGCAATGTGAAATCAAATATTGTAAAATCTGTCCTATCCACCCACGATAGCATGCCAGAGTGGAAACTGTTCAAGCCATTTGAAGCAGGATTCAGAGAGAGACTTGTTCGTTCTCAGAGCTCAAAATCAACCCCAACTGATGAGTTTGCCAAACACACTGTAGCTGCTGTCCTTAAGAAGAAGACACCTGCATGGTTCTCCTATGGTCAATATACTACTGTGATGGCTATCATGTACCATTTACCTCTTTGTGTTAGAGACTTTCTTTTTAAGAAAGACATGAAACTCTGA